In Camelina sativa cultivar DH55 unplaced genomic scaffold, Cs unpScaffold00583, whole genome shotgun sequence, the DNA window NNNNNNNNNNNNNNNNNNNNNNNNNNNNNNNNNNNNNNNNNNNNNNNNNNNNNNNNNNNNNNNNNNNNNNNNNNNNNNNNNNNNNNNNGTTCCAGTTTTATCACTGCAGAGAACATCCATTCCAGCCATTTCTTCAATTGCAGTCATCCTCTTGGTGATGGCACCTTGTTGAGAGAGTCTATGTGACCCAATAGCCATTGTTACAGACAAAACTGTTGGCATGGCAATTGGGATTCCTCCGATCAAAAGTACCAACAGATTATCAATGCCGTCTCTGTATGTGCGGTGTTGGATAGGGTACATAATCAATATCTCAATCAACATCCCCAATCCAATTGAGCATATACAGAAGTTACCAATTGAAGTCAAAACCTGAACAAAAAACCAACTGTAAGAGCCAAGACAGAAGACCAATTGTTACAGTATCCAAAAAAGTTGTTCATTTCTCAAGTACCTTTTGGAAATGGCCAACATTGTTGGTGCTGTCAACAAGATGAGCAGCCTTGCCAAAGAAGGTGTGGACACCTGTAGCAATCACAACAGCCTCAATCTCACCTTGCTTGCAGGTTGATCCTGAGAATACTTCATCTCCAGGGTGTTTGGTGACTGGAAGGGATTCACCGGTAAGAGCCGATTGGTCAATTTTGAGAGGATCTCCCTGGAGAAGACGAGCATCAGCAGGAACAATGTCACCCAATTTGATGCTTATCAGATCACCCGGAACCAAGATTGCAGCTTCTTGCTCCCCCCATTTTCCATCTCTCAACACCTACAATCAAACATCATACactagataacaaaaaaaaaaagaatgtgcaGTTGTATTGCTAAAAATTTGCCTACCTTAGTCTTAGGGGCAAGATTGGCCATGAGAGCTGCAGCGGCATTGCCAGCATTATTTTCCTCGATGAAACTGATGGTGGAGTTGATGATAAGCAACACCATAATACCAATAAAATCTTGCCAATCCGGTGGCTTTCCTCCTCCGTTTGCTAAAACAATGGCCATGATTGCAGCAGACTCCATAACCCATGAGAGAGGATTCCACATGAACCccaagaatttcaaaaacttgtTCTCTGATTTCTCTTCAAGCTTGTTTGCCCCAAATATCTCAAGCCTCTTCTTTCCTTCATCGCTTGACAAACCTTCTTTTGAGCATTTTAGTTGCTCAAACACTTCTTCAACAGGGATCCGCTCCTAAAATTGTCACCAAAATAGTTCTAATGTTAGAATTTCCACAAGACCAATTTAGCTGGTTCAAAACTGTGGTTTATACCAAAAAAccacaaatatgtaaaatatatattcttacaaGATCCacattttctttcttgatttcgTCCCACGAGATCTCAGATGCCATTTTTCTTCCTTAAAAGAGAGATATGATCGAAGTCgatctaaaaataattaataaggaTATAAGAAGTTATATATATCCGAAGGAAGAATCgacttcttccttctctccttGCTCTTATACCCTCTCCTAACAGGTCATGCAAGACACTTTTAAGAGGAGACCATaagagggagggagagagaagaagaagcgtctTATACAAGATACctagtgaaaagaaaaaaatacaaaacaagaacacaCTCACAATAACCCTTGTTGTGTTACATTTAAAACCCTCACCAGCGATCCATCTTTATTCTCGGagccttttcttctctttcagcAGGTTTAGTGGCTCACCTTATCTTTCGCTTCATTCCTTCTGTCTTTATTCGTACATTTCAGTTAAGCTTACTAAAAATAGTGCATATTAAATTTAGGCttctattttaaagtaaattgcCGGAATTTACTTTCGAGGAGTCAATATGTCGAAGGTCCACAACTCTTCCGATaccaagtaaaagaaaatagttgaaGTAAATTTAAGTAATAAACAGCCTATAGATACACTTTGGATTGTGATCTAGTAGTCCTAGATGATCAACATATTCACCACCCAAAATAATATACTTGTCCTCGAAACTGTGTTTAATAGGTTTTATATAACTATTATTGATATTGATTGCTTTGCTGAAGCTTTTTTAACAATCATTACATCTAAATACATATAATGTAGGTATGATCCATCAATTCAAAGAAGGAGCAAAAAAAGGAGAAGCCAAATACTTGGTATAATGCAAATTATGCAAGAATGTAAATATGTGCCTGTACTTTGTAATATAATGTAGGAATAGGAATGTGATAATgagcaaagaagaagactcacaAGCCTCAATGAGTTTCAAACCATCCGGATTGTGATAATGAGCAAAGCATGACAGTCACTGCAGAAAAGAGGTGGCAGGAATAGCTAGTAATTCCAGAAAATCTGATCTCTCCGCAACTTTTTCTTGAGATAAACTCCAATGAGCATTCTATACGTCCAGTTTTTGCGTGGACTGAACTCCAAAACAGCTTCTGAGCTAAGATGGAAATCCCCTTTTCCGAGTACTTGAAATACAAGGGGGTCAGTTAAGACAGCAGGAGAATCGTCCAAGTTCATTCGGTTGTATACAAACTCCAAATTTCTTGCTAGTCGCCTATCCATGTATGCATCAACCACACATCCGAAAGTCACAAGATCTGGAACAATGTTCAAACGTCTCATATGTTCAAGAGTGAGATGTAGATCCCAGAAGAGAGCCATTCTAGAAAACGCAAGGGCGCGAATGTTAAAGGTGGTAAGGTCAGGAGTGAAACCAGCATCAAGGATTCCAATAAACTCTCTCTGCAAGCTTTTCATCTTAAAGTCAGCTGCATATGAAAGTAATACAGAATTCCGTAACAGATTCCCCAGGTCTCTTCTACAGAGGCCAACATCTGACAAAAACTCACGAAGCCGATAAAACTTCCTTTGTTTTAAGTATGCTAGCAACACAgctctcatctcttcttcctccatcacAATCCCAAACTTCCTAAGCCGCCGGCCATAAGCCTGCTCCATCTTATCTAAAGAACCCAAATAACTATAGTATCTGACAACCGCACTAGCAGTGGCAGAATCTAACGGCATTCCCTTTGAATCCAATTCCTCTATAACTCCCTCCATCAATTGAAACTGACCATTCTCTCCGAAACAGGATATAGCAAGTGAGTACACAACCGGAAGCAGCTTAGAGTACCTTGCATCTACATCCTTGGTGATTTTGGCAACTTCATCAAAACAACCAACCTTCACATAAGCAGAGATAAGCTTTGAGATGAGAAAGAGATCAGGCTCGAAAGAGCTGTTTAACATCTCATCCCAAATCTTACTTGCTCCAAGAACAAACCCATTCTCGGCAAAACAAAGCATTAGAGCACAAAGGGTTCTGTAATTTGGCAACAAGTTATCTGATTTCGTCTGGATAAAGATCTCATGAGCTACTTCAGGCAATCTTCTCTGGCTTAAGGTTTGAATTAATGAAGCATAGTCTACGATTTGTATCTTTCGACTGAAAACTCTTGATAACTTCGATTCCTTAATCAACTGTAGAcaccaataaataaaaaatcacgaTATGTACAGTCTACAGTCAAGcaatgtaaatttaaattaagaaactgGAGCAAGTACCTTACGAGCGATTGAGTGAGGAGACGAATCCGTGTAAAGAGATAAGAGCTtgagattttgggttttgaaagagAGAGGATAAGATAGAGTGAGCCCCGTCGCAAACATTGCGACCCAATCACCGgtgcggaggaggaggaatcgAGTCGATGATCTCTGACGAGGAAAGATATAATTGGGCTTGAGAAGCTAATTGGGCCTATGGATGAAGAAAATCTGCAGGCCTAGAGAAAGtacctttgtttgttttgaggtTTTTATTGGGCTTTTGAGACTATCTGTTCCGGTTTACAAGTATTTACAATTGATTTATCATCTAGTATTTTTGCCGAAAATTTTTatattgactttaatattagttaccaaaaaatttaaaactaattataggtaagattagaaaaataagaaaatctttcCACCTcgttcaaacataaatatatgattccttttcatttttatttgaatttatatttaaattatcttgaattattctataatacatttaattaattaaaactgtGATTTTTTCCAGCATAtaatgtaatacaaatttttaaaaacagacatatattactcaatttacgggtacaatatcccacatcgcctaAAAAAGTTGGGCAATGattcagagtcatactataaaagagaccaaaatgattcataatacaaaaaaacttgatttatcggacattcaaacttaaaaactttatttggtttattctgattctttatttaaagattttttaaaagttaaatattataaattgttatattttataaaaagtgaattttataaatatttacattttttagaaagttaaactttataaaatgttaaaaaaaataaataatatttaaacatttatgatttttcaaatttataaagtttaaatagtataaatatttcaacttttaaaaaagttagaagacctttaaaatattaataatatatttaaacttttacgaaacttcaaatatgagaagtACTCAAcgttttaagaattctaagtattataaatatttaaactttataagaagcgtcaatcttataaaatgtaaatgtttacaatcttaataaataacatatcaactcaatctaatatttataatacaaaacaataaatattaaaaattaaaatgatatagTGCGAGTTATATAGCAGGACGGgtttgtcgatatttatataaatctaaaatatcatTACTTtggtgttacacgggtaaaacatcatttcattattttgttaataatatcGGTATCAGAGaataaacatatctaattaaattgattaaataaatattatgtaaaaaaaaattatattgcggtattatatagtttaaatttaaaccataaattatcaattattatataattataacatatttaaccaacaaatacaatttataatttaattattttagttataaataatattccacgcggtgtactgcgggtcctaatctagtttggGAAGTATTTGTAATAAACACTTATGGTTCATATTGACAAATTTGTCTCAGGTGCGATAATTATTCTCGTGTGTTGGGTTCCATTAGTTTAACCGCAGCTGTTGCAATTGCAATTGGAGGAGTTTGTGAAGGTAGAGGTGTCAAACAGGCCAACCCGCGAGTGTAACCTGCTAAAACCCGGGCTTGACCCGCAAGGCCCGCTCTTTAATGAACCTAATATCTAGTGTTCATATCCGCCCCGCTGAAGTACTATTTGAGCTAGGTCCGCGGGTTTGGAGCCCGCTTGACACCTCTATGTGAAAGTAAAGAAAGAGAATTACAGCTTCAAACGTTTTAAAACTAAATGATTGATTTAGGGATTAAAAATAAGTGTTTTTGGGGAAATTTGTGATCGCTTGATTAGCGGGTGCGACAatgtttaaaccaaaattaccaatgtaatatcatatataattatgaaatataaaaactgtaaaaatatAGATTTCAATAGAATTAtcactttttattataattttattttatttttacatactTTCCATTTGACaataaatattacaatgatTTCAAGATGGAACAATGACAAttcatattttctattttactataaatatgaaataattttcatcaaataaaaaagtatttacagaattaaactaaataaaaagtatatgtaCATGGCAAGTAGGCAATTTAGAAATTTCACTTACAATTTACACACTCGATCAGTTCAACCCAGagatttaccaaaaaaaaaatataacctaATTTAGAATACATGAacgtactttttttttcacagcAAACATGAACGTacatagtaataaaaaagtcaTATATCATTTGAAGtagataattttatttagttatttaaagTGGTGAAACCAACTATTTTTAAGTTCGCAATTAAAAAAAGCTAAATTATGACCCAAAGACTAAAgtgtatttgtttctttaagttttttttagggTCTTAATAAGACCCAATTTTGAGTGTAAAGTTCAATAGATATTGCGTCAATTTGTAACACCCCAATATTAGAATGTGGGCCATTTTGAAATTGCAGCCCATTAGGTCCAGTTGCCTTCAAAAGACCAAAAGATAAGGGTTTTGCATTTTTGCTTAGACCTTCTCTGTTAGAGGTTTTAAAGGGaagttttaaggaaaaaaaattagaaaagaagaataaaagaagagCTCATCTTGTTTAGTAAGCTCAATTTCGGATAAGAGTACGTGACGTGTCACCAAATGGTTGGGTAAAAATTATAACTGAGAGCAAATTTTTTTTGCCCGATTGTgttgtttctcttcctctcttcaaATCGGAGGAGACTGAACCTGGAGGAGATTGAATTCGGAGATTGCCCTTTGCATTTGTtcagatatttatttttaaccatcttcttctctttcatatCCGCCAAATTGTTCATCTTTTGAAACTGCCTAATCCCGTTTGTAGATTCTGCTTTCATACCCTTTTTGATTCCGGTGAGTATTTTGATTTCTAATCTCCTCCTTGgaatcttttctttgtttttggtgtaaatTGTTTCAAAACATTGGATTTTTGTgcatatcatttttgttttggatttttatcGGTGTTTGTGTGATCAAGTTTGGTGGCTTGAATGTGTTTCATGTTTGTTCTTTTTGCAATTGGCTAAATCCCAAACCGAGAACTCTTAATTTAATAGATGCAAGAGATAGGCTAAAACATTATAATCCTTGATAAGCTTGTTGATAGGATTCTGAATCTGTTTCCATTTGAAGTTAAGAAGCATTTTGAATGAACTTAGCAGGATTTTGAATTCGTTACGATTTGATGTTGAGCAGCATGTTGATTAAACTTAGCTGGATTCTAAATCGgttgtttttttaatgaattgttCATATTACTGTGAGCTAGATCGTCTCTTCgatcttgttttttgtttgacttatacggaaaaaattattaaaatacatgGAATTGATGTGATTTGAAACTACAATTTNATGAACTTAGCAGGATTTTGAATTCGTTACGATTTGATGTTGAGCAGCATGTTGATTAAACTTAGCTGGATTCTAAATCGgttgtttttttaatgaattgttCATATTACTGTGAGCTAGATCGTCTCTTCgatcttgttttttgtttgacttatacggaaaaaattattaaaatacatgGAATTGATGTGATTTGAAACTACAATTTTCATAAGTGCTAGCTGAGTTTTGATAGCACTCTTATCTAAATTTGGTCTGAGTTTACTTGTAAACTGGATTTTGTAGTTTGATCCCTTGTTTTGTTCGATTTCATTTGATAAGCATTGTGTAGTTTAACAGGATTATAGATCCATTGTGTTTCTACTGACTGTTCACTAATTCACTATAAATTAATGATCCTAATGCAGGTACAATGTGCCGTATCCAACTCTATATGCTACAGAGTCAGAAAACAAAGATGCTAAGCTATTTGCATTATACCAAATATTTTTCCTGAGGTTAGTAAGTTTTAAAAGTTGCAGTTTGAACTTTGTTCAttggtaaatttttaaaaaagaaacatttttgGCCAGACTGAATGTATTACATGTTGTCTAGTCTTGGGTGTTAcacaattattaaaaagtttagTTTTCTCTTATGTTCGGATGTTCTCTAAAAATATATTGCAATATTTTACTACTctagaaaactttttttctgttcaagttttatatatgaaaaaaatacgGAAACCGAAATCCAAATACGTGAAAAAACTTTGGGCGGCTATTGTCGCAGTAAGAAGATATTGCTTAATCCGAACGACTCAACTTTACGTCTAGGGATTggagttttgtaattttaacTATTCATACGTTTATTACTTCCTCTATcccataaagattgatgttttgtaaatttcaacaaataatcattaaaaatatttaaaattttgaattgttattaatttaaaattaaataatatttctttaatcaaagaaaaatatatatttaaattcagtaatcattgttttcttaaactgtgtaaaaacttaaaaacttcaATCTTATAAAGATTGTTGGAGTCTGTTGACTAGAGAAAAAGTATTTACTAGTCAAATTAGTATTACTATTCTCATTTATTCATGTGAGAGTTACCCCAAAATTACGTTGTTCCAAGCGTGGACATTGTGgcattgatgatatatatatatatttgttgataAAGTTAACAAATCGTAGAGTGCAAACTctcaggaaaaaaaagaaaaaaaaagtggtagCAAAATCATAGTTAActgtacgtttttttttttggggtatgATTTTAACGTAAAATTAGgtattatatagaaaatgtgTCGGTggatatcaaatcaaataatttttttcttaaaacacaaTATAATCTAATTTCACTATACATGTGTAATATGAATGGCTAACATAATATAAGTGTGTTTTaaagaaaacatgtttcagATTATTAAACTaacataattatgatttttttggatttggttaaATTACAGGAGAAAACACCCAAACACCAACTAAAATCAAATGCAAAGGACAAACCGATCCCGGAAGAGTTAACATCTTTCTTTGAATTCTAAAAATAGCTGGACTGTTTATATAAAGGGAAAAGAATTTGTCTATTATGTGAATTGACCTTAGTGCCATGGTAATAGGTAAGTcgatttgtagaaggcaccatcacactcgggatcgagtcccggttCTTATAGGAATTTGACTAATAGACCGgtcagttgtggcccaatgattgacaaaaaaaattaaaaaaaaaaatctgtctaTTCTAGTAATTTTAACCGTCCaggtacatatttttttttggtatgtaataAATTGTGTGTTTGCGTATTAAAAGTTGAGATAAGTTGTGAATTATGATATCTACTatattttaacccgcggtacaccgcggacatataattttatatttatgttgtatctacttgttaaatattggatgttttgtaaatagagaaataactaaattttccgatTGTTGTGCGaataaatatttctattatttttttaatctgcaatacacttcatgaccatttgtttgttatatttcgtttgttttgtttagtgtttgagattctattttgatttttagttattataaccaaaaaaaataagggatgtaaatacataataagtaatttatatgttgtgattaagtcacatttttctgaatggtttaattattttatacaatcttagttaaattaacttgattttatgtcaaatattctaatattagtagtgttgataaataattaaatgaggatttaacccgtgttgacacaaatttaataatattttattaattccaacatgttctctttattactcatctactatataaccacattatatagtattttaaactttttaattttacatattcgtaataattaaattttttattaagtttatatatgttaataataatatttaaataaatgtcaatcgaagttttttttacgttaataatcaaatctcacaggttttggattacaaaatgggaatcaaattgttgttttctttgtttgcgaatgattcagatatagaatatcttcaaaacataacAGAatatgtggttaaatatatgatagttcctatttccatattgattactgttatttatttagttggaatgaaatgtaaaatatttaggaaacaaaatctgtagtaatattagttttggaaattttttaggagttaatgttgtaaatgactttttaaataaacaaaagtaaaagggcataacacaaaatgtacttcaaaaatgttaatac includes these proteins:
- the LOC104774330 gene encoding ATPase 8, plasma membrane-type encodes the protein MASEISWDEIKKENVDLERIPVEEVFEQLKCSKEGLSSDEGKKRLEIFGANKLEEKSENKFLKFLGFMWNPLSWVMESAAIMAIVLANGGGKPPDWQDFIGIMVLLIINSTISFIEENNAGNAAAALMANLAPKTKVLRDGKWGEQEAAILVPGDLISIKLGDIVPADARLLQGDPLKIDQSALTGESLPVTKHPGDEVFSGSTCKQGEIEAVVIATGVHTFFGKAAHLVDSTNNVGHFQKVLTSIGNFCICSIGLGMLIEILIMYPIQHRTYRDGIDNLLVLLIGGIPIAMPTVLSVTMAIGSHRLSQQGAITKRMTAIEEMAGMDVLCSDKTGTLTLNKLSVDKSLIEVFPTNMDTDSVVLMAARASRIENQDAIDASIVGMLGDPKEARAGITEVHF
- the LOC104773581 gene encoding pentatricopeptide repeat-containing protein At3g42630-like, with the translated sequence MFATGLTLSYPLSFKTQNLKLLSLYTDSSPHSIARKLIKESKLSRVFSRKIQIVDYASLIQTLSQRRLPEVAHEIFIQTKSDNLLPNYRTLCALMLCFAENGFVLGASKIWDEMLNSSFEPDLFLISKLISAYVKVGCFDEVAKITKDVDARYSKLLPVVYSLAISCFGENGQFQLMEGVIEELDSKGMPLDSATASAVVRYYSYLGSLDKMEQAYGRRLRKFGIVMEEEEMRAVLLAYLKQRKFYRLREFLSDVGLCRRDLGNLLRNSVLLSYAADFKMKSLQREFIGILDAGFTPDLTTFNIRALAFSRMALFWDLHLTLEHMRRLNIVPDLVTFGCVVDAYMDRRLARNLEFVYNRMNLDDSPAVLTDPLVFQVLGKGDFHLSSEAVLEFSPRKNWTYRMLIGVYLKKKLRRDQIFWNY